CCGGCCAAACGGCGACCTTCCTGATGGGGTCGACCGACGAGGAAATTGAAGCGACCTCCGGCCTTCGCACGAATTCGGATTATTACACCGACGACGAACAGCCCGCCCACAACGTGACCTTGACCGTGCCGTATGCGATCGGCAAATACGAGGTTACGAACTATCAATACTGCGATGCGATGAACTGGGCGATCGAAAACGGATTGGCGAAGATCGACGGCGACCGGCTGGTCGATTCGAGCGGGGTCTTTCTTTTCCTCAATCTGGATGCACACTACGGCGGATACCGGTCCCAATTGGGGATCCGGGTGGAGGGAACCCGCCTGGAACCGGTTGAAAAATACCGCGACCATCCGGTGAACGCCGTGACGTGGTACGGAGCGGCGGCGTACGCGAATTTCCTCAGCCGCAAGAACGGATTGACCCCGGCGTACGACGAGGCGACCTGGGAGTGGAGGGTCGGCGCGGATGGATACCGGCTTCCGACCGAGGCCGAATGGGAATACGCCGCGCGCGGGAACGAACGCTACGTCTACGCCTGGGGCGATACGATGAGCGACCAATGCAACCGCTACGGAGACACAGTTCCGGTGGGATATTTCGACGGGACGGAGAAGCGCGGCAAGCCGACCAAGGACAACTCCTCGCCCCTCGGCGCCTACGACATGACCGGCAACGTCTGGGAATGGGTTTGGGATTGGTACGGGCGAAGCTATTACGCGGTCTCGCCGGCCGAGGATCCGCTCGGCCCGGAGCAGGGAGACGACCGGCCGCCGTACGAAGATGACAAACCCACCAGGGTCTGGCGCGGCGGCGGGCTGCTGGCCGCGGACGATTTCGGATATTTG
This DNA window, taken from Anaerolineales bacterium, encodes the following:
- a CDS encoding SUMF1/EgtB/PvdO family nonheme iron enzyme, which encodes MKRGKRIFALLALCLLSACSGQNTAAPTPSPEPTATPQPTPTATPMPGLTAEPELITIVAPGQTATFLMGSTDEEIEATSGLRTNSDYYTDDEQPAHNVTLTVPYAIGKYEVTNYQYCDAMNWAIENGLAKIDGDRLVDSSGVFLFLNLDAHYGGYRSQLGIRVEGTRLEPVEKYRDHPVNAVTWYGAAAYANFLSRKNGLTPAYDEATWEWRVGADGYRLPTEAEWEYAARGNERYVYAWGDTMSDQCNRYGDTVPVGYFDGTEKRGKPTKDNSSPLGAYDMTGNVWEWVWDWYGRSYYAVSPAEDPLGPEQGDDRPPYEDDKPTRVWRGGGLLAADDFGYLRIAKRFSAGPDKFYIETGFRIARTLG